In a single window of the Saccharothrix australiensis genome:
- a CDS encoding gamma-glutamyltransferase family protein, with translation MFTTRPELVGTHGMVATTHWLGSATAMAVLESGGNAFDAAVAAGFVLQVAEPHLNGPAGQVPVLFATAADRVPRVLDGQGVTPAAATAERFAALGLRIVPGTGLLPATVPGAWDAWLLLLRDHGTKTLREVLHFAISYAERGVPVTPRLAKVVDTVADTFRRHWPTSAEQWLSGGRAPAVGALLRNPVLAGTWRQLLVVAEAVPGREAQIDAARRAWSQGFVAEEIAAFARQPRHDDTGRANAGLLTADDIASWQARYEEPLVTEFGDVGLVKCGGWTQGPVLAQQLRLLEGLLDDESYVDGKPSARLVHLVVESAKLAFADREAWYGDSGDVPLDDLLSREYARSRRALITDEANGELRPGAPGGRTPRLPRLVTDHPDGIPRGAATGEPIVLPSGATRGDTVHISVVDAAGNMVAATPSGGWLQSSPLIPSLGFSLDSRAQMCWLEQGLPNSLRPGVRPRTTLSPTMVLRDGEPSLAFGTPGGDQQDQWQLCFWLAHTVGGLNLQEAVDSPTWHSASFPSSFAPRAWSPNELVAESRLGADVLGELRERGHRVVDAGPWSLGGLSAVARDRATGVLRAAASPRAMHAYAAGR, from the coding sequence TTGTTCACGACGAGGCCCGAACTGGTTGGCACGCACGGCATGGTGGCCACGACGCACTGGCTCGGCTCGGCCACCGCGATGGCCGTGCTGGAGAGCGGCGGCAACGCGTTCGACGCGGCGGTGGCCGCCGGGTTCGTGCTCCAGGTGGCCGAGCCCCACCTCAACGGCCCGGCCGGGCAGGTGCCGGTGCTGTTCGCGACGGCGGCCGACCGCGTGCCGAGGGTGCTCGACGGGCAGGGCGTCACGCCGGCCGCCGCGACCGCCGAGCGCTTCGCCGCGCTGGGGCTGCGCATCGTGCCCGGCACCGGCCTCCTGCCCGCGACCGTGCCCGGCGCGTGGGACGCGTGGCTGCTGCTCCTGCGCGACCACGGCACGAAGACCCTGCGCGAGGTGCTGCACTTCGCCATCTCCTACGCCGAACGGGGCGTGCCGGTGACGCCGCGCCTGGCGAAGGTCGTCGACACGGTGGCCGACACCTTCCGCAGGCACTGGCCCACCTCGGCGGAGCAGTGGCTGTCCGGTGGTCGCGCGCCCGCCGTCGGCGCGCTGCTGCGGAACCCGGTGCTGGCAGGCACGTGGCGGCAGCTGCTGGTGGTCGCCGAGGCCGTGCCCGGCCGCGAGGCGCAGATCGACGCGGCCAGGCGGGCCTGGTCGCAGGGGTTCGTGGCGGAGGAGATCGCGGCGTTCGCGCGGCAGCCCAGGCACGACGACACCGGCCGCGCGAACGCGGGCCTGCTCACCGCCGACGACATCGCCTCCTGGCAGGCGCGCTACGAGGAGCCGCTGGTCACCGAATTCGGCGACGTCGGGCTGGTCAAGTGCGGCGGCTGGACCCAGGGGCCGGTGCTGGCGCAGCAGCTGCGGCTGCTGGAGGGCCTGCTGGACGACGAGTCCTATGTGGACGGCAAGCCGTCGGCGCGCCTGGTGCACCTGGTCGTCGAGTCGGCCAAGCTCGCGTTCGCCGACCGCGAGGCGTGGTACGGCGACTCCGGCGACGTGCCGCTGGACGACCTGCTGTCCCGCGAGTACGCGCGGTCCCGCCGCGCGCTGATCACCGACGAGGCCAACGGCGAGCTGCGGCCCGGCGCGCCCGGCGGGCGCACGCCCCGGCTGCCCCGGCTGGTCACCGACCACCCCGACGGCATACCGCGCGGCGCGGCGACGGGGGAGCCGATCGTGCTGCCCAGCGGCGCGACGCGCGGCGACACCGTGCACATCAGCGTGGTCGACGCGGCCGGGAACATGGTCGCGGCCACCCCGTCGGGCGGCTGGCTCCAGTCCAGCCCGCTGATCCCGTCGCTGGGCTTCAGCCTCGACTCGCGGGCGCAGATGTGCTGGCTGGAGCAGGGCCTGCCGAACTCGCTGCGCCCCGGCGTGCGCCCGCGCACCACCCTGTCGCCCACGATGGTGCTGCGCGACGGCGAGCCGTCCCTGGCGTTCGGCACGCCCGGCGGCGACCAGCAGGACCAGTGGCAGCTGTGCTTCTGGCTGGCGCACACGGTCGGCGGGCTGAACCTCCAGGAGGCGGTCGACTCGCCGACGTGGCACTCGGCGTCGTTCCCCAGCTCCTTCGCGCCGCGGGCGTGGTCGCCCAACGAGCTGGTGGCCGAGTCCCGGCTCGGCGCGGACGTGCTGGGCGAGCTGCGCGAGCGCGGGCACCGGGTGGTGGACGCCGGGCCCTGGTCGCTCGGCGGGCTCAGCGCCGTGGCGAGGGACCGCGCGACGGGCGTCCTGCGGGCCGCGGCCAGCCCGCGCGCCATGCACGCCTACGCGGCCGGGCGCTGA
- a CDS encoding ABC transporter ATP-binding protein: protein MRRFPGAEPELRTFRSPGAYLWWLARHLRVPLLLCVVYGALCMVAQALVPAAVGRAVDEGLLGRDAGALVAWGAILFGLGVVQAVTSILRDRCTVTNRLGSSFRTMQVVTAQAARLGSSLARRTSTGEVVNVGVSDVTHIGGAFSTAGRGAGAIASLFVVATVMLVSSWRLGLVVLVGTPVMVWAVTRLVRALHRRQQHQRDLQGALTAESVDIVGGLRVLRGIGGEAMFSRRYRESSQRVRAARVEVAKVEAVFGAAKVLLPGLLTVVIVWLGARLVLAGDLTPGDLVTFYGYAVFLVSPLRWLTTTAEFATRGHVAARRVTDFLALEPDRAADLPAPPEPLGGPLVDPESGLTARPGAFTAVACAATAEATALADRLGGYAGSTATFGGVPLDLVPTALARRHILVEGHDSRLFSGPLGEGLDPADRGRDVVERAVDTAGARDVVEALPDGLDTVVAVAGRDFSGGQRQRLRLARALAYDPDVLVLVEPTSAVDAHTEARIARRLRERRAGRTTVVFTTSPVVLAQAEHVVHVEDGRVSAEGEHARLLANPRYRGLVERETAE, encoded by the coding sequence ATGAGAAGATTTCCCGGTGCAGAACCAGAATTACGCACATTCCGATCTCCCGGCGCATACCTGTGGTGGTTAGCCCGCCACCTGCGCGTTCCCCTGCTCCTGTGCGTGGTCTACGGAGCCCTGTGCATGGTGGCGCAGGCCCTCGTGCCCGCCGCCGTCGGCCGCGCCGTGGACGAGGGCCTGCTCGGGCGGGACGCGGGCGCGCTGGTGGCGTGGGGCGCGATCCTGTTCGGCCTCGGCGTCGTGCAGGCGGTCACCAGCATCCTGCGCGACCGCTGCACCGTCACCAACCGGCTGGGCTCCTCCTTCCGCACCATGCAGGTGGTGACCGCCCAGGCGGCGCGCCTCGGGTCGAGCCTGGCGCGCCGGACCTCGACCGGCGAGGTCGTCAACGTCGGCGTCTCGGACGTCACCCACATCGGCGGCGCGTTCTCCACGGCGGGCCGCGGCGCGGGCGCGATCGCGTCGCTGTTCGTGGTCGCCACCGTGATGCTCGTGTCGTCGTGGCGGCTCGGCCTGGTGGTGCTCGTCGGCACGCCGGTGATGGTGTGGGCGGTCACCCGGCTGGTCCGCGCCCTGCACCGCCGCCAGCAGCACCAGCGCGACCTCCAGGGCGCGCTCACCGCCGAGTCCGTGGACATCGTCGGCGGCCTGCGCGTGCTGCGCGGCATCGGCGGCGAGGCGATGTTCTCCCGCCGCTACCGGGAAAGCTCGCAGCGGGTGCGCGCGGCCCGCGTCGAGGTGGCGAAGGTCGAGGCCGTGTTCGGCGCGGCCAAGGTGCTGCTGCCGGGCCTGCTCACCGTGGTGATCGTGTGGCTCGGCGCTCGGCTGGTGCTGGCCGGCGACCTGACGCCCGGCGACCTCGTCACCTTCTACGGCTACGCCGTGTTCCTGGTGTCGCCGCTGCGGTGGCTCACCACGACCGCCGAGTTCGCCACGCGCGGCCACGTCGCCGCGCGCCGCGTGACCGACTTCCTCGCCCTGGAACCGGACCGGGCGGCGGACCTGCCCGCGCCTCCCGAGCCCCTGGGCGGGCCGCTGGTCGACCCGGAGTCGGGGCTCACCGCCCGGCCCGGCGCGTTCACGGCCGTGGCCTGCGCCGCGACCGCCGAGGCCACCGCGCTCGCCGACCGCCTCGGCGGCTACGCCGGTTCGACGGCCACCTTCGGCGGCGTGCCGCTCGACCTGGTGCCCACGGCGCTGGCGCGGCGGCACATCCTCGTCGAGGGCCACGACAGCAGGCTGTTCTCCGGCCCGCTCGGCGAGGGGCTGGACCCCGCCGACCGGGGGCGCGACGTGGTCGAGCGGGCCGTGGACACCGCGGGCGCGCGGGACGTCGTGGAGGCGCTGCCGGACGGCCTGGACACCGTCGTCGCCGTCGCCGGCCGCGACTTCTCCGGCGGCCAGCGGCAGCGGCTCCGGCTGGCCCGCGCGCTGGCGTACGACCCGGACGTGCTGGTCCTGGTCGAGCCCACCAGCGCGGTGGACGCGCACACCGAGGCCCGCATCGCCCGGCGCCTGCGGGAACGGCGTGCCGGCCGCACCACCGTCGTCTTCACCACCAGCCCGGTCGTGCTCGCCCAGGCGGAGCACGTCGTGCACGTCGAGGACGGCCGGGTGTCCGCCGAGGGCGAGCACGCCCGGCTGCTGGCCAACCCCCGGTACCGCGGCCTCGTGGAAAGGGAGACCGCCGAATGA
- a CDS encoding ABC transporter ATP-binding protein: MTTLPVASARAVRAHARRLVLRHPGALAGAVGLHALAALSGLVSPWLLGNLVEDVGRGLDNVERTILFILLFVVLQAVLLQLATYRSATLGERVLADLREDFVDRVLALPPTTVERAGTGDLVTRMTRDVDALSVAARSAVPDMLIGATTVVIALGALVLVDPLVAFPCLVAVPSLWLAARWYYRRARAGYLRQNATYADLTEGLAETVEGARTVEALRLGPRRVARVRHDIEVAYAAERHTLWLRTVYLPIADVSFVLPVVATLVVGGLFYLNGWTTLAAVTAATLYVQQIIPPLDTLLARLEDLQVGGAALARVLGVADAAEPGPRGEPARPAGADLAVRGVSFAYRPGHDVLHDVHLEVARGERLAIVGASGAGKTTLGRLMAGLERPRTGTVVLGGVDIAEVPRAELRRHVALVTQEHHVFRGTLADNLRIADPDASDEALVAALRAVDAWEWAEPLGLGAELGGTAVALSPAQAQQLSLARLVVADPHTLILDEATSLLDPKAARHLERSLAAVLEGRTVIAIAHRLLTAHDADRVVVMDGGRITEIGPHDELVAGGGAYAALWESWHGRSAPV; encoded by the coding sequence ATGACCACCCTGCCCGTCGCCTCCGCCCGTGCCGTGCGCGCCCACGCCCGGCGGCTGGTCCTGCGCCACCCCGGCGCGCTCGCGGGCGCGGTGGGGCTGCACGCCCTCGCCGCGCTGTCCGGGCTGGTCTCGCCGTGGCTGCTCGGCAACCTCGTCGAGGACGTCGGCCGCGGCCTGGACAACGTCGAGCGCACCATCCTGTTCATCCTGCTGTTCGTCGTGCTCCAGGCGGTGCTGCTGCAACTGGCCACCTACCGGTCCGCGACGCTGGGCGAGCGGGTCCTGGCCGACCTGCGCGAGGACTTCGTCGACCGCGTCCTCGCGCTGCCGCCCACCACCGTGGAACGGGCGGGCACCGGCGACCTGGTCACCCGGATGACGCGGGACGTCGACGCGCTGTCGGTCGCGGCGCGTTCCGCCGTGCCGGACATGCTGATCGGCGCGACCACCGTCGTCATCGCGCTGGGCGCGCTGGTGCTGGTGGACCCGCTGGTGGCGTTCCCGTGCCTGGTGGCCGTGCCGTCGCTGTGGCTGGCCGCCCGCTGGTACTACCGCCGCGCCCGCGCCGGCTACCTGCGGCAGAACGCCACCTACGCCGACCTCACCGAGGGGCTGGCGGAGACCGTGGAGGGCGCGCGCACGGTCGAGGCGCTGCGCCTGGGCCCGCGGCGCGTGGCGCGCGTGCGGCACGACATCGAGGTGGCGTACGCCGCCGAGCGCCACACGCTGTGGCTGCGCACCGTCTACCTGCCCATCGCGGACGTCTCGTTCGTGCTGCCCGTCGTGGCGACCCTCGTGGTCGGCGGCCTGTTCTACCTCAACGGGTGGACGACGCTGGCCGCCGTCACCGCGGCGACGCTGTACGTCCAGCAGATCATCCCGCCGCTGGACACGCTCCTGGCGCGGCTGGAGGACCTCCAGGTCGGCGGCGCGGCGCTGGCCAGGGTGCTCGGCGTGGCCGACGCGGCCGAACCGGGCCCGCGCGGCGAGCCGGCGCGGCCCGCCGGGGCCGACCTCGCGGTCCGCGGCGTCTCCTTCGCCTACCGGCCGGGGCACGACGTGCTGCACGACGTGCACCTGGAGGTGGCGCGCGGCGAGCGGCTGGCGATCGTCGGCGCGTCCGGCGCGGGCAAGACCACGCTGGGCAGGCTGATGGCCGGCCTGGAACGGCCCCGCACCGGGACGGTCGTCCTGGGCGGCGTGGACATCGCCGAGGTGCCCCGCGCCGAGCTGCGCCGCCACGTCGCGCTGGTGACCCAGGAGCACCACGTGTTCCGGGGGACGCTGGCCGACAACCTCCGCATCGCGGACCCGGACGCCTCCGACGAGGCGCTGGTGGCCGCGCTGCGCGCCGTGGACGCCTGGGAGTGGGCCGAACCGCTCGGCCTGGGCGCGGAACTCGGCGGCACGGCCGTCGCGCTGTCGCCCGCGCAGGCCCAGCAGCTCTCGCTGGCCCGGCTGGTCGTCGCCGACCCGCACACGCTCATCCTCGACGAGGCCACGTCGCTGTTGGACCCGAAGGCCGCCCGGCATCTTGAACGGTCGTTGGCTGCCGTCCTGGAAGGCCGTACGGTGATCGCCATCGCCCACAGGCTCCTGACGGCGCACGACGCGGACCGCGTCGTCGTCATGGACGGAGGGCGGATCACCGAGATCGGCCCGCACGACGAGCTGGTGGCGGGCGGTGGGGCCTACGCCGCCCTGTGGGAGTCCTGGCACGGTCGCTCCGCCCCGGTCTGA